Proteins co-encoded in one Holophagales bacterium genomic window:
- a CDS encoding TM2 domain-containing protein — MPKKDWMTALLLSIFLGGLGVDRFYLGYTGLGILKLLTCAGLGIWGIIDIILIATGKMKDAQGNDLLKK; from the coding sequence ATGCCGAAAAAGGACTGGATGACCGCTCTGCTCCTGTCGATCTTCCTCGGCGGACTCGGGGTCGACCGCTTCTACCTCGGGTACACGGGCCTCGGGATCCTGAAGCTCCTCACCTGCGCGGGGCTCGGGATCTGGGGAATCATCGACATCATCCTGATCGCCACGGGAAAAATGAAGGACGCCCAGGGGAACGATCTGCTGAAGAAGTAG
- a CDS encoding Fe-S cluster assembly protein HesB produces the protein MSGVDLGLVARSHGWYDLPPFAWDEGRRRLSFVFLLGGAAVPVLLTSRPGGVGVSSSAPSTAVKPVVARVLDLGTDLAPFHALCAARREDGFGWMADRLAGRILRAPTLFEDAVKVLCTTNCSWSLTKAMVARMVAAFERGGAFPDAAFLASLPERRLREELKVGYRAPFLHDFAARVASGDLDLAGWEDPSRSDTEVMELIRAEKGFGPYAAETLLRLLGRHGHLGLDSWSRKKVAELRFKGRPGKDARVARFYAPFGGYAGLAFWLDVTRDWHDGRDRLWP, from the coding sequence ATTTCCGGTGTCGACCTCGGTCTCGTGGCCCGGAGCCACGGCTGGTACGACCTGCCGCCGTTCGCCTGGGACGAGGGGAGGCGCCGCCTCTCGTTCGTCTTCCTGCTCGGCGGCGCGGCCGTGCCCGTCCTGCTGACCTCCCGGCCCGGCGGCGTCGGCGTCTCCTCGTCCGCGCCGTCGACGGCCGTGAAGCCCGTGGTCGCCCGCGTCCTCGATCTCGGGACAGACCTCGCGCCGTTCCACGCTCTCTGCGCCGCGCGCCGGGAGGATGGTTTCGGCTGGATGGCCGACCGGCTCGCCGGGCGGATCCTGCGTGCCCCGACGCTCTTCGAAGACGCGGTGAAGGTCCTCTGTACGACGAACTGCTCGTGGTCCCTGACGAAGGCGATGGTGGCGCGCATGGTCGCGGCCTTCGAACGCGGCGGCGCCTTCCCCGACGCCGCGTTCCTCGCCTCCCTTCCCGAGCGCCGGCTGCGCGAGGAGCTGAAGGTCGGCTACCGCGCCCCGTTCCTGCACGATTTCGCGGCGCGCGTCGCCTCGGGGGACCTCGACCTCGCGGGTTGGGAAGACCCGTCCCGCTCCGATACGGAGGTGATGGAGCTCATCCGGGCGGAGAAGGGGTTCGGTCCGTACGCCGCCGAGACGCTCCTGCGCCTTCTCGGTCGCCACGGGCACCTCGGCCTCGACTCGTGGTCGCGGAAGAAGGTCGCCGAGCTCCGCTTCAAGGGGCGTCCGGGCAAGGACGCCCGGGTCGCGCGCTTCTACGCGCCGTTCGGCGGGTACGCGGGACTGGCGTTCTGGCTCGACGTGACGCGGGACTGGCACGATGGGCGCGACCGGCTCTGGCCGTAG
- a CDS encoding DUF2752 domain-containing protein, whose protein sequence is MARRLRGRRAQALIALGAFLLVLLVLVFVDPRTAPYAPVCVVHATTGLHCPGCGTGRALHALVHGDLAHALRLNVLAVAAIPAFLALALRVALRPERPLPIPPLWLRLLIYAVLFVFLVGRNLPFEPFASWAPR, encoded by the coding sequence ATCGCACGGAGGCTCCGGGGGCGGCGCGCGCAGGCGCTCATCGCCCTCGGGGCTTTTCTTCTCGTCCTCCTCGTCCTCGTCTTCGTCGACCCGCGGACGGCGCCTTACGCCCCGGTCTGTGTCGTGCACGCGACGACGGGCCTTCATTGCCCCGGCTGTGGCACAGGCCGCGCTCTCCACGCCCTCGTCCACGGCGACCTCGCCCACGCGCTCCGGCTGAACGTCCTGGCCGTCGCCGCGATCCCGGCCTTCCTCGCCCTGGCCCTCCGCGTCGCGCTCCGCCCGGAGCGGCCTCTCCCGATACCACCCCTCTGGCTCCGTCTCCTCATCTACGCCGTCCTCTTCGTCTTCCTGGTCGGCCGCAACCTGCCGTTCGAGCCGTTCGCGAGCTGGGCGCCGCGCTAG
- a CDS encoding glycine cleavage system protein H: MVALLVILTIVLALAVDSFVLARQRRTASVEALQPIVAMKVPQPPQGVFLDAAHTWLRITSDGRLRVGIDDFLAEAVGQVDKVDVPAQGTTIERGSPLFTLTVKGRKLVIPSPASGTVMSANDKAMRDPSAVVRDPYGSGWVASIWTRDHHAAIAPLRIGAAATHFLREELHRLADFMVPSRTMAHVPVMADGGLPGKGSAASLDDASWDTFSREFVNAPTQTPIA, translated from the coding sequence ATGGTCGCACTGCTCGTCATCCTCACCATCGTCCTCGCGCTCGCCGTCGACAGTTTCGTCCTCGCGCGCCAGCGCCGGACCGCCAGCGTCGAAGCGCTCCAGCCGATCGTGGCGATGAAGGTGCCCCAGCCTCCCCAGGGTGTCTTCCTCGACGCGGCCCACACCTGGCTGCGCATCACCTCCGACGGCCGCCTGCGCGTCGGCATCGACGACTTCCTCGCCGAGGCCGTCGGCCAGGTCGACAAGGTCGACGTCCCCGCCCAGGGAACCACCATCGAGCGCGGCAGCCCCCTGTTCACCCTCACCGTCAAGGGCCGCAAGCTCGTCATCCCCTCCCCCGCCTCCGGCACCGTCATGTCGGCCAACGACAAGGCCATGCGCGACCCCTCCGCCGTCGTCCGCGACCCCTACGGCTCCGGCTGGGTCGCCTCCATCTGGACCCGCGACCACCACGCCGCCATCGCCCCCCTGCGCATCGGCGCCGCCGCCACCCACTTCCTGCGCGAAGAGCTCCACCGCCTCGCCGACTTCATGGTCCCCTCCCGCACCATGGCCCACGTCCCCGTCATGGCCGACGGCGGACTCCCCGGCAAGGGCTCGGCCGCCAGCCTCGACGACGCCTCCTGGGACACCTTCTCCCGCGAGTTCGTCAACGCCCCCACCCAGACCCCGATCGCCTGA
- a CDS encoding carboxymuconolactone decarboxylase family protein: MKKVPGPFRKFVETYPECGMTYEALAAASREAAGFGEKDAELVKLALAVGSRLEGAVHSHARRALEAGATATEVQGVAILGLTTLGFPHTMMGISWIEDVLREAGKGVAKDEKKAAKKAKKAKKAK; encoded by the coding sequence ATGAAGAAAGTGCCTGGTCCGTTCCGGAAGTTCGTGGAGACCTATCCGGAGTGCGGAATGACGTACGAGGCGCTCGCCGCGGCAAGTCGCGAGGCCGCCGGCTTCGGGGAGAAGGATGCCGAGCTCGTGAAGCTGGCGCTCGCAGTCGGTTCGCGTCTCGAGGGGGCCGTCCACTCGCACGCCCGGCGCGCGCTCGAGGCGGGGGCGACGGCGACCGAGGTGCAGGGCGTGGCGATCCTCGGCCTGACGACCCTGGGCTTCCCTCACACCATGATGGGAATCTCCTGGATCGAGGACGTCCTGCGCGAGGCGGGCAAGGGCGTGGCGAAGGACGAAAAGAAGGCCGCGAAGAAGGCGAAGAAGGCGAAGAAGGCGAAGTAG
- the queC gene encoding 7-cyano-7-deazaguanine synthase QueC — MQAASTSSQTTWRSAFAPRRSTPRGPPASRRAWYDAPVTLRPPAVVLLSGGLDSATVLAIARRDGFAPYALSFRYGQRHALELAAAGRVANALGAERHVVATIDLGLFGGSALTADLDVPKDRPADEMAHGIPITYVPARNTVFLSFALAWAEVLGAFDLFVGVNALDYSGYPDCRPEYVAAFEALANLATRAGVEGTGRFRVRAPLIEMTKAEIIRTGVSLGVDYGLTLSCYEPSPVGAPCMRCDSCQLRAKGFREAGLPDPALDRTGLR, encoded by the coding sequence ATGCAGGCGGCGTCGACCTCGTCGCAGACCACCTGGAGGAGTGCTTTCGCGCCGCGACGCTCGACGCCGAGGGGGCCGCCGGCTTCCAGACGGGCGTGGTATGACGCGCCGGTGACGCTCCGCCCCCCCGCCGTCGTCCTCCTCTCGGGCGGCCTCGACTCGGCCACCGTCCTGGCCATCGCCCGGCGCGACGGCTTCGCCCCCTACGCACTCAGCTTCCGCTACGGCCAGCGGCACGCCCTCGAGCTGGCCGCGGCCGGGCGCGTCGCGAATGCGCTCGGGGCCGAGCGGCACGTCGTGGCGACGATCGACCTCGGCCTCTTCGGCGGCTCGGCCCTCACCGCCGACCTCGACGTCCCGAAAGACCGCCCCGCGGACGAGATGGCGCACGGCATCCCGATCACCTACGTCCCGGCACGCAACACCGTCTTCCTCTCCTTCGCACTCGCGTGGGCGGAGGTCCTCGGGGCGTTCGACCTCTTCGTCGGCGTCAACGCCCTCGACTACAGCGGCTACCCCGACTGCCGGCCCGAGTACGTCGCCGCGTTCGAGGCGCTGGCGAACCTCGCCACGCGCGCCGGCGTCGAGGGGACCGGGCGCTTCCGCGTCCGGGCGCCGCTCATCGAGATGACGAAAGCCGAGATCATCCGGACCGGGGTCTCCCTCGGCGTCGACTACGGGCTCACCCTGAGCTGCTACGAGCCGTCGCCGGTCGGCGCTCCGTGTATGCGCTGCGACTCCTGCCAGCTCCGGGCGAAGGGCTTCCGCGAGGCGGGACTCCCCGATCCGGCGCTCGATCGGACGGGCCTCCGTTGA
- a CDS encoding FAD-dependent oxidoreductase has translation MKIAIVGTGISGLSAASLLHGRHDVRVFEREGRPGGHSHTVDVADGDREVPVDTGFLVYNEVTYPNLVKLFARLGVPTKASDMSFSVRCERCDLEWCGTGLSGVFAQPSNLLRPSFHGMLLEIARFNREAPRLLDEPGAESLTLSAYLDRERYGAAFRNHYLVPMAASVWSSGPAAMETFPAATLVRFFLNHGFLGVTTQFQWRTVDGGSREYVQRLTAPFRDRIHLASPVATVRRDAHGVELVFADGGAQRFDGVVIAAHADEALAMLEEPTADEARLLGAWRYSTNETLLHSDPSFLPRRSGARAAWNYHLDDCARPWASATLNYWINRLQGLPTKTEWIVSLNPTREPAAGAVARRLTYTHPIFTRESVATQAELPALNGNLRTWFCGAYFGYGFHEDGLASGLAVAASLGAEPL, from the coding sequence TTGAAGATCGCGATCGTCGGAACGGGCATTTCGGGTCTTTCGGCCGCGTCGCTCCTGCACGGAAGGCACGACGTACGGGTGTTCGAGCGGGAAGGGCGCCCGGGAGGGCACAGCCACACGGTGGATGTCGCGGACGGGGACCGTGAGGTGCCGGTCGACACGGGCTTCCTCGTCTACAACGAGGTCACCTACCCGAACCTCGTGAAGCTCTTCGCCAGGCTCGGCGTCCCGACGAAGGCGAGCGACATGTCGTTCTCCGTCCGCTGCGAGCGATGCGACCTCGAGTGGTGCGGTACGGGCCTCTCTGGAGTCTTCGCCCAGCCTTCGAATCTCCTCCGCCCCTCGTTCCACGGGATGCTCCTCGAGATCGCGCGCTTCAACCGGGAAGCGCCCCGGCTCCTCGACGAACCGGGAGCGGAGTCGCTTACCCTCTCGGCGTATCTCGATCGCGAGCGGTATGGAGCCGCCTTCCGGAATCACTACCTCGTTCCGATGGCTGCGTCGGTCTGGTCGTCGGGCCCCGCGGCGATGGAGACGTTCCCGGCGGCGACCCTCGTGCGGTTCTTCCTCAACCACGGCTTCCTCGGCGTGACGACCCAGTTCCAGTGGCGGACGGTCGACGGCGGGAGCCGCGAGTACGTGCAGCGCCTGACGGCCCCGTTCCGGGACCGGATCCACCTCGCAAGCCCCGTCGCGACCGTGCGGCGCGACGCTCACGGCGTCGAGCTCGTGTTCGCCGACGGCGGTGCGCAGCGGTTCGACGGGGTCGTGATCGCCGCGCACGCCGACGAGGCCCTCGCGATGCTCGAGGAGCCGACGGCGGACGAGGCGCGGCTGCTGGGCGCCTGGCGCTATTCGACGAACGAGACGCTCCTCCACTCCGACCCGTCCTTCCTCCCACGCCGGAGCGGGGCGCGGGCGGCGTGGAACTACCACCTCGACGACTGCGCCCGGCCCTGGGCGTCCGCCACGTTGAACTACTGGATCAACCGCCTCCAGGGGCTTCCCACGAAGACCGAGTGGATCGTCTCCCTGAACCCCACGCGGGAACCGGCAGCGGGGGCGGTGGCGCGGAGGCTCACGTACACCCACCCGATCTTCACCCGCGAGAGCGTGGCGACGCAGGCCGAGCTGCCGGCGCTGAACGGGAACCTCCGCACGTGGTTCTGCGGCGCCTACTTCGGCTACGGCTTCCACGAAGACGGCCTGGCCTCCGGCCTGGCTGTCGCCGCCTCGCTCGGGGCGGAGCCGCTGTGA
- the queE gene encoding 7-carboxy-7-deazaguanine synthase, translated as MSYAVKEVYYTLQGEGAQTGRAAVFLRFAGCNLWSGREEDRDAATCRFCDTDFVGVDGSGGGRFPDAAALAAAVSATWAAPRPDRGRPLVVCTGGEPLLQVDVALLAALHREGFEIAVETNGTREAPPGIDWITVSPKAGAELRLTAGHELKLVFPQAGAEPERYEALAFASFFLQPMDGPGRDTNVASAAAWCLAHPRWRLSLQTHKLIGLR; from the coding sequence TTGAGCTACGCCGTCAAGGAGGTCTACTACACCCTCCAGGGGGAAGGGGCGCAGACCGGACGGGCGGCCGTTTTCCTCCGCTTCGCGGGCTGCAACCTCTGGTCGGGACGCGAGGAGGACCGCGATGCGGCGACGTGCCGCTTCTGCGACACCGACTTCGTCGGCGTCGACGGCTCCGGGGGTGGACGCTTCCCCGATGCCGCAGCGCTCGCCGCCGCGGTCTCGGCCACCTGGGCCGCCCCGAGGCCCGATCGGGGCCGGCCCCTCGTCGTCTGCACGGGGGGCGAGCCCCTTCTCCAGGTCGACGTCGCTCTCCTCGCGGCTCTGCACCGCGAGGGCTTCGAGATCGCCGTCGAGACGAACGGCACGCGTGAGGCGCCCCCGGGCATCGACTGGATCACCGTCAGCCCGAAGGCAGGGGCCGAGCTCAGGCTCACCGCCGGTCACGAGCTGAAGCTCGTCTTTCCGCAGGCCGGCGCCGAGCCGGAGCGGTACGAGGCCCTCGCCTTCGCGAGCTTCTTCCTCCAGCCGATGGACGGTCCCGGGCGCGACACGAACGTCGCCTCCGCCGCGGCGTGGTGCCTCGCGCATCCCCGCTGGCGCCTCAGCCTCCAGACCCACAAGCTCATCGGTCTGCGCTGA
- a CDS encoding DUF1365 domain-containing protein, translated as MTPPLASCIYEGTVRHRRLSPKAHAFSYPVYELYLDLDELPRIEAEVGLFRHNGRGLNALYDRDYMGPGERPIKEKLREWLAAQGIALGRRRVFLLTHVRVLGYAFNPVNTYYVFGGDGRLDLAVAEINNTFGETFGYVLNRRGVERGISTPRFPKVFHISPFLPMKLEYEFHLSLPGESLAVHVDDFQDGEKVFDATFTARRVPLTTRALARALLLNPLMPARVIAWIHWQALKLWFKNVPVFTRPEPPAGLIHSRRAA; from the coding sequence GTGACGCCGCCTCTCGCCTCCTGCATCTACGAGGGGACGGTGCGACACCGGCGCCTCTCCCCGAAGGCGCACGCCTTCTCCTACCCGGTCTACGAGCTCTATCTCGACCTCGACGAGCTGCCGCGGATCGAGGCGGAGGTCGGCCTCTTCCGGCACAACGGCCGAGGGTTGAACGCGCTGTATGACAGGGACTACATGGGGCCCGGGGAGCGGCCGATCAAGGAGAAGCTGCGGGAATGGCTCGCAGCGCAGGGAATCGCGCTCGGGAGGAGGCGGGTCTTTCTCCTCACGCACGTCCGCGTCCTCGGATACGCCTTCAACCCGGTGAACACCTACTACGTCTTCGGTGGCGACGGGCGGCTCGACCTCGCCGTCGCCGAGATCAACAACACGTTCGGTGAGACCTTCGGCTACGTCCTGAACCGGCGCGGGGTAGAGAGGGGGATCTCGACGCCCCGCTTCCCGAAAGTCTTCCACATCTCCCCGTTCCTCCCCATGAAGCTGGAATACGAGTTCCACCTCTCGCTTCCCGGCGAGAGCCTCGCCGTCCACGTCGACGATTTCCAGGACGGGGAGAAGGTCTTCGACGCCACCTTCACCGCGCGCCGCGTGCCGCTCACGACCCGGGCCCTCGCCCGCGCTCTCCTCCTCAACCCCCTGATGCCCGCCCGGGTCATCGCCTGGATCCACTGGCAGGCGTTGAAGCTCTGGTTCAAGAACGTTCCCGTCTTCACCCGTCCCGAGCCCCCGGCCGGACTGATCCACTCGAGGAGAGCCGCGTGA
- a CDS encoding aminotransferase class V-fold PLP-dependent enzyme, whose amino-acid sequence MTATARLVDAASSAPRPAVATSSDGEERAFLDRLRSRVLGATATIPTPSGEKPLRYFDFIASGRFHADVEDELAEKVLPFMANTHTESNHTGRLMTHYYENAFSKIASYVGASKEDVLIPVGSGSTGAINRLIYVLGLRIPDQLEERHHLTRQIPENARPVIFRSMMEHHSNDIAWRETIGDSVYVDFDAAGRISVEDLDAKLEQWKDRPWKIGTFSAASNVTGILNDVPALARVLHRHGALAFFDYAAAGPYVDVDMNPAGDPDARLDAVFFSVHKFLGGPRTPGLLVADRKLFTNRVPAEPGGGTVLYTSPWDHRYLSAIEFRETGGTPPIVQSIQAGLAFDLKAAVGMARTERIERDYLSRALREWRGRDDLFILGNLETKRLGVLSVIFRDLHHNLAATLLNDLFGIQVRAGCMCAGPYGHLLLHIDEAHSAAIRSRLDEGHIGEKPGWVRISLSPTVSEEEFQALLEAVDHVARKGRGYETDYELRDATGEWARRAPERAGA is encoded by the coding sequence ATGACAGCCACCGCACGCCTCGTCGATGCCGCCTCGAGCGCCCCGCGTCCCGCCGTCGCGACCTCGTCCGACGGGGAGGAGCGCGCGTTCCTCGACCGCCTGCGCAGCCGCGTCCTCGGCGCCACCGCCACGATCCCCACCCCCTCCGGCGAGAAGCCGCTGCGCTACTTCGACTTCATCGCCTCCGGGCGCTTTCACGCCGACGTCGAGGACGAGCTCGCCGAGAAGGTCCTCCCCTTCATGGCGAACACCCACACCGAGAGCAACCACACCGGCCGCCTGATGACGCACTACTACGAGAACGCCTTCTCGAAGATCGCGAGCTACGTCGGCGCGTCGAAGGAAGACGTCCTCATCCCGGTGGGGTCGGGGTCGACGGGCGCGATCAACCGGCTCATCTACGTCCTCGGCCTGCGCATCCCCGACCAGCTCGAGGAGCGCCACCACCTGACGCGGCAGATCCCCGAGAACGCCCGTCCCGTCATCTTCCGTTCGATGATGGAGCATCACTCCAACGACATCGCCTGGCGCGAGACGATCGGCGATTCGGTCTACGTCGACTTCGACGCGGCGGGGCGCATCTCGGTCGAGGACCTCGACGCCAAGCTCGAGCAGTGGAAAGACCGCCCGTGGAAGATCGGGACGTTCAGCGCGGCCTCGAACGTTACCGGCATCCTGAACGACGTCCCCGCACTCGCCCGCGTCCTCCACCGTCACGGCGCGCTCGCCTTCTTCGACTACGCCGCCGCCGGCCCCTACGTGGACGTCGACATGAACCCCGCGGGAGACCCCGACGCGCGGCTCGACGCGGTCTTCTTCTCGGTCCACAAGTTCCTCGGCGGGCCGAGGACACCCGGGCTCCTCGTCGCCGACCGGAAGCTCTTCACGAACCGTGTTCCGGCCGAGCCGGGCGGCGGGACGGTCCTCTACACGTCGCCCTGGGACCATCGCTACCTCTCGGCCATCGAGTTCCGCGAAACGGGGGGCACGCCGCCGATCGTCCAGTCGATCCAGGCCGGCCTCGCCTTCGACCTGAAGGCCGCAGTCGGCATGGCACGCACCGAACGGATCGAGCGCGACTATCTCTCGCGCGCCCTCCGGGAGTGGCGCGGCCGCGACGACCTCTTCATTCTCGGGAACCTCGAGACGAAACGCCTCGGCGTCCTGTCGGTCATCTTCCGCGACCTGCACCACAACCTCGCCGCGACCCTCCTGAACGACCTCTTCGGCATCCAGGTCCGCGCCGGCTGCATGTGCGCGGGACCCTACGGACACCTCCTCCTCCACATCGACGAGGCGCACTCCGCCGCGATCCGCAGCCGGCTCGACGAGGGGCACATCGGCGAGAAGCCGGGCTGGGTGAGGATCAGCCTGTCTCCGACGGTGAGCGAAGAGGAGTTCCAGGCGCTTCTCGAGGCGGTGGACCACGTGGCGCGCAAGGGCCGCGGCTACGAGACGGACTACGAGCTCCGCGACGCGACCGGCGAATGGGCTCGGCGGGCCCCGGAGCGGGCCGGGGCCTGA
- a CDS encoding HD domain-containing protein, whose amino-acid sequence MRRTPGDPAQESTDPELERIDLNEVVLALSDALDLVGTQIVQHGKRVAFMAAACGRSLSLEEGERNDLLLAAVLHDCGVSSTRLHSKLLDADLSFEDAHGHADAGGDLLARFEPLSRIAAIVRLHHTPWDSPATPEPGPRTALLANLVFLADRVDALLQGHRDRDPLLQADEIRRWVFARSGTSFAEEAVGAFLQASAAEAFWLTLEPHHLERALRDEMRIAHHRTVPLSSLADLAQLFAGIVDRKSPFTASHSTAVARLAALLGRLAGLGEGTCAKLRIAGLLHDLGKLRVPDEVLEKTTPLDEGEFATIERHAFETFQILRRVEPLREIAGWAGYHHEGLIGKGYPFRVRADEIPLPARLLAIADVFQALAQDRPYRGALGAGEILGHLRRFVEAGKLDAGGVDLVADHLEECFRAATLDAEGAAGFQTGVV is encoded by the coding sequence ATGAGACGGACTCCGGGAGATCCGGCCCAAGAATCCACGGATCCGGAGCTCGAGCGGATCGACCTGAACGAGGTCGTGCTCGCACTCTCGGACGCCCTCGACCTCGTCGGAACCCAGATCGTCCAGCACGGCAAGCGGGTCGCCTTCATGGCCGCCGCGTGCGGCCGGTCCCTTTCCCTCGAGGAGGGAGAACGGAACGATCTTCTTCTCGCCGCCGTACTCCACGACTGCGGCGTCTCCTCGACGCGGCTTCACAGTAAGCTCCTCGACGCGGATCTCTCCTTCGAGGACGCCCACGGCCACGCCGACGCGGGCGGCGACCTCCTCGCGCGGTTCGAGCCGCTGTCGCGCATCGCCGCCATCGTCCGGCTGCACCACACCCCGTGGGACTCTCCCGCCACCCCTGAGCCTGGCCCGCGGACCGCTCTCCTCGCGAACCTCGTCTTCCTCGCCGACCGGGTCGACGCTCTTCTCCAGGGCCACAGGGATCGCGACCCTCTCCTCCAGGCGGACGAGATTCGTCGATGGGTCTTCGCGCGCTCGGGGACGAGCTTCGCGGAAGAGGCCGTGGGCGCCTTCCTGCAGGCCTCGGCGGCCGAGGCGTTCTGGCTCACGCTCGAGCCGCATCACCTCGAGCGCGCCCTGCGGGACGAGATGCGCATCGCTCATCACCGGACCGTCCCTCTCTCGAGCCTGGCGGACCTCGCGCAGCTCTTCGCCGGCATCGTGGATCGCAAGAGCCCGTTCACGGCCTCCCACTCCACCGCCGTGGCCCGGCTCGCCGCCCTGCTCGGACGCCTCGCCGGACTCGGAGAGGGGACCTGCGCGAAGCTGAGGATCGCCGGCCTTCTCCACGACCTCGGGAAGCTCCGGGTCCCCGACGAGGTCCTCGAGAAGACCACCCCTCTCGACGAGGGTGAGTTCGCGACGATCGAGCGTCACGCCTTCGAGACGTTCCAGATCCTTCGCCGGGTCGAACCCCTCCGGGAGATCGCCGGCTGGGCCGGGTACCACCACGAGGGGCTGATCGGGAAAGGCTACCCGTTCAGGGTCCGGGCCGACGAGATCCCGCTTCCAGCCCGCCTCCTGGCCATCGCCGACGTCTTTCAGGCGCTCGCGCAGGACCGCCCCTACCGGGGCGCGCTCGGCGCCGGGGAGATCCTCGGGCACCTCCGCCGTTTCGTGGAAGCGGGCAAGCTCGATGCAGGCGGCGTCGACCTCGTCGCAGACCACCTGGAGGAGTGCTTTCGCGCCGCGACGCTCGACGCCGAGGGGGCCGCCGGCTTCCAGACGGGCGTGGTATGA